A DNA window from Methylocystis heyeri contains the following coding sequences:
- the gspD gene encoding type II secretion system secretin GspD, with amino-acid sequence MASGRGGPTQMIRGDGRLVGSGGGKNGRNRGPENPEDGVTLNMVNLPLAQAAKIMLGDIMGVDYVIDPKLEGNVTVHTVRPLTKQAAMSLFQSALRSSGSALVESGGLYRIVPADQAANSGGDIVVSPGGANAERLGGGSEVVQLRYVSAVEMKRLLEPISPHGAIVSADPGRNALTLSGSPQDIANIRDAIAAFDIDTMRGMSFALVPVTSSDPDAMAEDLKNVFGAEKEGPMGGMIRFIGNKRLSAILAISSQPKYLDRARAWIHRLDNRAQGNEKQFFSYRVQNRPAKELLQIIASMFGTSGSGRGNNVAPRFGQSSMSSSDSSSSSSSSGGFPIGGAGGGNTGGSSIGSSGGLGSSGGLGGGSGGLGSSGGLGGSSGGLGSSGGLGSSGGLGGSSAGLGSGGGSLSSGGAYGANSTQGSGANSGPQTVSVADDRFKLAVDDAKNALVIMATPEDYRRLLKVVQVLDVQPNQVFIEATIAEVRLNDALNFGVNWYFQHKTNNFGLSNTSGTQTYPNNGFGGNLIGAGLASAFPGFSYALRGASAMVTLNALSEVTKVNVLSTPSLTVLDNRQAQLQVGDQISVTTFTGSSINTNGSYFNGSQYISTGVILSITPHISESGNLMLELDQEVSNVDPNTPPGAQNPNIQQRRIKTQVIVADGESLMLGGLIQEQRGNGNDQIPVAGDVPVLGTLFRQRTDTATKSELLIMITPHVVHTSNDAREITAEYRRKLFQIARDSNARPHSMESTAKRILLDQ; translated from the coding sequence ATGGCCTCGGGACGCGGCGGTCCGACGCAGATGATCCGCGGCGACGGCCGCCTCGTCGGGTCCGGCGGCGGAAAGAACGGACGCAACCGTGGGCCGGAGAACCCGGAAGACGGCGTAACGCTCAACATGGTCAACCTGCCTCTGGCGCAGGCCGCCAAGATCATGCTGGGCGACATCATGGGCGTCGACTATGTGATCGACCCCAAGCTCGAAGGAAACGTGACCGTCCACACCGTCCGGCCTCTGACCAAACAGGCAGCGATGTCCCTGTTTCAGTCGGCCTTGCGCTCCTCCGGCTCCGCACTGGTGGAGTCCGGCGGCTTGTACCGCATCGTTCCGGCCGATCAGGCGGCCAATTCCGGCGGAGACATCGTCGTCAGCCCGGGCGGAGCCAACGCCGAGCGGCTCGGTGGAGGGTCGGAAGTGGTGCAGCTGCGTTACGTTTCCGCCGTGGAGATGAAACGCCTGCTGGAGCCGATCTCTCCCCATGGCGCGATCGTGAGCGCGGATCCGGGACGCAATGCCCTCACCCTGTCCGGCTCGCCGCAGGATATCGCCAATATCCGGGACGCCATCGCCGCCTTCGATATCGACACCATGCGCGGCATGTCCTTCGCCCTGGTGCCCGTGACCAGCTCCGACCCCGACGCGATGGCGGAGGATTTGAAAAACGTCTTCGGCGCCGAGAAGGAAGGCCCGATGGGCGGGATGATCCGCTTCATCGGCAACAAGCGCCTCTCCGCCATTCTCGCGATTTCCTCGCAGCCGAAATATCTCGACCGCGCCCGCGCCTGGATCCACCGCCTCGACAATCGCGCGCAGGGCAACGAAAAACAGTTTTTCAGCTATCGCGTGCAGAACCGCCCCGCGAAGGAGCTGCTGCAGATCATCGCCTCGATGTTCGGGACCTCGGGTTCGGGCCGCGGCAACAATGTCGCGCCGAGATTCGGCCAGTCTTCGATGTCCTCATCGGACAGCTCTTCTTCCTCGAGCAGCAGCGGGGGCTTTCCGATCGGCGGCGCCGGCGGCGGCAACACCGGCGGCTCCTCCATAGGCTCTTCCGGAGGCCTCGGTTCTTCGGGCGGGCTGGGCGGCGGCAGCGGCGGGCTCGGATCGAGCGGCGGTCTCGGCGGATCGAGCGGAGGACTCGGATCTTCGGGCGGATTGGGCTCGAGCGGCGGCCTCGGCGGATCGAGCGCCGGCCTCGGTTCCGGCGGCGGCTCGCTGAGCTCGGGCGGGGCCTATGGCGCCAACAGCACGCAAGGCTCCGGCGCAAATTCGGGCCCGCAGACGGTCTCCGTCGCAGACGACCGCTTCAAGCTTGCGGTGGACGACGCCAAGAACGCGCTGGTCATCATGGCCACGCCGGAGGATTACCGCCGCCTGCTGAAGGTCGTGCAGGTGCTCGACGTTCAGCCCAACCAGGTGTTCATCGAGGCGACCATCGCCGAAGTGAGGCTGAACGACGCGCTCAACTTCGGCGTGAACTGGTATTTCCAGCACAAGACCAACAATTTCGGCCTCTCCAACACCTCTGGGACGCAGACCTATCCCAACAACGGATTTGGCGGCAATCTGATCGGCGCGGGCTTAGCGAGCGCCTTCCCCGGCTTCTCCTATGCTCTGCGCGGCGCCAGCGCGATGGTCACGCTGAACGCCTTGAGCGAAGTCACCAAGGTGAATGTGCTTTCGACGCCTTCGCTGACCGTGCTCGACAACAGACAAGCGCAGTTGCAGGTCGGCGACCAGATTTCGGTGACGACCTTCACAGGCTCGTCGATCAACACCAACGGATCCTATTTCAACGGCAGCCAATATATCTCCACCGGCGTCATCCTGTCGATTACGCCGCATATCAGCGAAAGCGGAAACCTGATGCTCGAGCTGGATCAGGAGGTATCCAACGTCGATCCCAACACCCCTCCCGGCGCCCAGAACCCAAACATCCAGCAGCGCCGCATCAAGACCCAGGTGATCGTCGCCGACGGCGAGTCCCTGATGCTCGGCGGCCTGATTCAGGAGCAGCGCGGCAATGGCAATGACCAGATTCCGGTCGCGGGCGACGTGCCGGTTCTCGGCACCTTGTTCAGGCAGCGAACCGACACCGCCACCAAGAGCGAACTGCTCATCATGATTACGCCTCACGTCGTTCACACCTCGAATGACGCGAGAGAAATCACTGCCGAATATCGCAGGAAACTGTTCCAGATCGCCCGCGACTCCAACGCCCGCCCGCACAGCATGGAATCGACGGCGAAACGCATCCTGCTCGATCAGTAA
- the recG gene encoding ATP-dependent DNA helicase RecG: MRPTLLDPLFGRAETLPGIGQKTAKLLDRLLARPGEQARLIDVLFHAPINVVDRRTRPTLAEAPLDAMVLVKVRVVEHRRPQGRYAKGPFKVHVEDETGDAELVFFLANPEWIERSLPVGEIRWVSGKLELYDGRRQMVHPDRVLDEAGLAKLPAVEAVHGLTEGLQQRFVQKAVEGALARLPRLPEWQNPSVLAANKLQSFEEALHRLHHPQEPADIAPGGLARQRLALDELLAEQLALRLMRSKMRRAPGRRHQSEGRLAAKIEAALPFALTGAQKRTLEEIRADLSSDQRMLRLVQGDVGSGKTIVAALSMAHVVESGRQAALMAPTEILARQHFERLAPLFAAAGVRAVLLTGRAKPSERASLRAAIAQGEAQVVIGTHALITGDLSFDDLGLAVVDEQHRFGVAQRLALGAKGEDADILVMTATPIPRSLALTLFGDMDSSILDEKPPGRTPVKTRALPQSRIGEVVDGLKRALDQGARAYWVCPLVEENEDLDLAAAEDRFEDMQRIFGPRVGLLHGRMKGADKDAAMEAFQRGETRILIATTVIEVGVDVPEATIMVIEHAERFGLAQLHQLRGRVGRGGTESSCLLLYKGPLGETAGARLKMLRQTEDGFRIAEEDLRLRGEGEILGVRQAGLPGFRLADILAHARLLAIARDDAELILRKDPDLTGERGEALRVLLYLFERNEAVKLLRAG; the protein is encoded by the coding sequence ATGCGCCCCACCCTACTCGATCCCCTCTTCGGCCGCGCCGAGACGCTTCCCGGCATAGGACAGAAAACCGCCAAACTGCTGGACCGGCTCCTTGCCAGGCCCGGCGAGCAGGCGCGACTGATAGATGTTCTGTTTCACGCCCCGATCAATGTCGTCGACCGCAGGACGCGTCCGACGCTGGCGGAGGCCCCGCTCGACGCCATGGTCCTCGTCAAGGTGCGGGTGGTCGAGCATCGGCGCCCGCAGGGGCGCTACGCCAAGGGACCGTTCAAGGTGCATGTGGAAGACGAGACCGGCGACGCGGAGCTGGTGTTTTTCCTCGCCAACCCCGAATGGATAGAACGAAGCCTGCCGGTCGGCGAGATCCGCTGGGTTTCAGGCAAGCTCGAACTCTATGACGGCCGCCGCCAGATGGTTCATCCCGACCGCGTCCTCGACGAGGCCGGGCTCGCCAAGCTGCCAGCCGTGGAAGCCGTGCACGGATTGACCGAGGGACTGCAGCAGCGCTTCGTGCAAAAGGCGGTGGAGGGCGCGCTTGCGCGCCTCCCGCGCCTGCCGGAATGGCAGAACCCCTCCGTTCTCGCCGCCAACAAGCTGCAGAGCTTCGAAGAGGCGCTTCATCGCCTCCATCATCCGCAGGAGCCGGCCGACATAGCTCCGGGCGGTCTCGCCCGCCAGCGACTGGCTCTGGACGAGCTTCTCGCCGAGCAGCTCGCTTTGCGCCTGATGCGATCGAAGATGAGGCGGGCGCCGGGGCGCCGCCACCAAAGCGAAGGGCGGCTCGCGGCGAAGATCGAGGCCGCCCTGCCCTTCGCCTTGACCGGCGCGCAAAAACGCACGCTGGAAGAAATCCGCGCCGATCTGTCCTCCGACCAGCGTATGTTGCGGCTGGTCCAGGGCGACGTCGGCTCCGGAAAGACCATCGTCGCCGCGCTTTCCATGGCGCATGTGGTGGAATCAGGTCGTCAGGCCGCTCTGATGGCGCCGACGGAGATTCTCGCCCGCCAGCATTTCGAACGGCTCGCGCCCCTGTTCGCCGCCGCGGGCGTGCGCGCCGTCCTGCTGACCGGCCGCGCCAAACCCTCCGAGCGGGCAAGCCTGCGCGCCGCGATCGCGCAGGGCGAAGCCCAGGTCGTGATCGGAACCCATGCGCTGATCACCGGCGATCTTTCCTTCGACGACCTCGGCCTCGCCGTGGTCGACGAACAGCATCGTTTCGGCGTCGCGCAGCGCCTCGCCCTCGGCGCCAAGGGCGAGGATGCGGATATTCTGGTGATGACCGCTACCCCGATCCCGCGCTCCCTCGCCCTCACTTTGTTCGGCGACATGGACAGCTCCATTCTCGACGAGAAACCTCCCGGCCGCACGCCGGTCAAAACCCGGGCCCTGCCCCAATCGCGCATCGGCGAGGTCGTGGACGGCCTGAAACGCGCGCTCGACCAAGGCGCGCGGGCCTATTGGGTCTGTCCTCTGGTGGAGGAGAACGAGGATCTCGATCTCGCCGCCGCCGAAGACCGTTTCGAGGACATGCAGCGCATTTTCGGCCCCCGCGTCGGCCTCCTCCACGGCAGGATGAAAGGCGCTGACAAGGACGCCGCCATGGAGGCGTTCCAAAGGGGCGAGACGCGCATCCTGATCGCCACGACCGTAATCGAAGTGGGCGTCGACGTGCCGGAAGCGACCATCATGGTGATCGAGCACGCCGAGCGTTTCGGCCTCGCGCAGCTTCATCAGTTGCGCGGACGCGTCGGCCGCGGCGGGACTGAATCCTCCTGCCTGCTGCTTTACAAGGGCCCGCTGGGAGAGACCGCCGGCGCGAGGCTGAAAATGCTGCGCCAGACCGAAGACGGGTTCCGCATCGCCGAAGAAGACTTGCGCCTGCGCGGGGAAGGCGAGATTCTCGGGGTGAGGCAGGCCGGCCTGCCGGGTTTCCGGCTGGCGGACATTCTGGCCCACGCCCGGCTTCTGGCGATCGCCCGCGACGACGCCGAGCTGATCCTGCGCAAGGACCCGGATCTCACCGGCGAGCGCGGCGAAGCGCTACGCGTGCTGCTTTATCTTTTTGAACGCAACGAAGCGGTAAAATTACTGCGCGCCGGTTGA
- a CDS encoding cation diffusion facilitator family transporter translates to MSHDHHDGHRHVHGDSHDNHNHSGKHVHAPAAFGMAFAVGIGLNSAFVIAEVVYGFLANSVALLADAGHNLGDVLGLVVAWIASLLVKRAPTTRFTYGLRGSSILAALFNAVFLLVTVGGISWEAVQRLGAPEPVAEKTVMAVAAAGIVINGVTAWLFASGRQSDINLRGAFLHMASDALISAGVVVAGLMILLTGWLWLDPAVCLAISAIIIWGTWGMLRESVGMSMAAVPPHIDAMTVRSFLAAQTGVANVHDLHIWPMSTTETALTCHLVMKDGHPGDAFLHDLAAELARRFRINHPTIQIEIDPLLACALAPDDVV, encoded by the coding sequence ATGAGCCACGATCACCATGACGGCCACCGCCACGTTCACGGCGATTCCCACGACAACCACAACCATTCTGGAAAGCACGTTCACGCTCCCGCCGCTTTCGGAATGGCCTTCGCCGTCGGCATAGGACTCAACAGCGCATTCGTAATCGCAGAAGTCGTTTATGGCTTTCTCGCCAATTCGGTCGCGCTGCTGGCGGACGCGGGCCACAATCTCGGCGACGTCCTGGGCCTTGTCGTCGCCTGGATCGCGAGCCTGCTGGTCAAGCGCGCGCCGACGACGCGCTTCACCTACGGGCTGCGGGGATCTTCCATCCTCGCCGCCCTGTTCAACGCGGTCTTCCTGCTCGTCACGGTCGGGGGAATCTCATGGGAGGCGGTTCAACGCCTCGGCGCGCCGGAGCCGGTAGCCGAAAAGACCGTGATGGCGGTCGCGGCGGCGGGCATCGTCATCAACGGCGTCACCGCATGGTTGTTCGCATCCGGCCGCCAAAGCGACATCAACCTGCGCGGAGCCTTCCTGCATATGGCCTCCGACGCCCTGATATCGGCGGGCGTGGTCGTCGCCGGCCTCATGATCCTGCTCACGGGCTGGCTCTGGCTCGATCCGGCGGTCTGTCTCGCGATCAGCGCGATCATCATCTGGGGAACATGGGGAATGCTGCGCGAATCCGTCGGCATGTCCATGGCCGCCGTGCCGCCTCATATCGACGCCATGACGGTCCGTTCGTTCCTGGCCGCTCAGACCGGTGTCGCGAATGTCCATGACCTTCATATTTGGCCGATGAGCACGACGGAAACCGCTTTGACCTGCCATCTCGTCATGAAGGACGGGCATCCCGGCGACGCATTTCTCCACGATCTGGCCGCGGAACTCGCGCGGCGGTTCAGGATCAATCATCCCACCATTCAGATCGAGATCGATCCGCTGCTCGCATGTGCGCTCGCGCCGGACGATGTCGTATAG
- the gspG gene encoding type II secretion system major pseudopilin GspG produces MTQAVFTNLSYKRRVRLARRGARSGAGFTLIEMLVVLGIIGLIVGLVGPRVLNYLSDAKVKTAQIQIENIASSLDLFYLDTGRYPNTEEGLGALVQRPHDASAWNGPYLKSNSVPKDPWGHAYIYRAPGQNGPYDIGSVGPEGRDGGKVTVSRNRDAAH; encoded by the coding sequence ATGACACAGGCGGTATTCACAAATCTGTCGTATAAGCGGCGCGTGCGATTGGCGAGGCGCGGCGCCCGTTCGGGGGCAGGCTTCACCCTCATCGAAATGCTCGTCGTGTTGGGCATCATCGGTTTGATCGTGGGTCTGGTCGGGCCGCGCGTCCTCAACTATCTGTCCGACGCCAAAGTGAAGACCGCGCAAATCCAGATCGAGAATATCGCGAGTTCGCTCGATCTCTTTTATCTCGACACCGGGCGTTATCCGAACACGGAGGAAGGCCTGGGCGCGCTGGTGCAGCGGCCTCACGACGCCTCGGCCTGGAATGGTCCCTATCTGAAATCGAACAGTGTGCCGAAAGACCCCTGGGGCCATGCTTATATCTATCGCGCTCCCGGCCAGAACGGTCCTTACGACATCGGCTCCGTCGGCCCCGAAGGACGCGACGGCGGCAAGGTGACCGTGTCGCGCAACCGCGACGCCGCTCACTGA
- a CDS encoding NADP-dependent isocitrate dehydrogenase produces MAKIKVANPVVELDGDEMTRIIWTFIKEKLIHPYLDIDLKYYDLSIENRDATADQVTIDAANAIKQYGVGVKCATITPDEARVKEFNLKEMWKSPNGTIRNILGGVIFREPIIAKNVPRLVPGWTAPIVIGRHAYGDQYRATDFKVPGKGRLTIKFTGDDGQVIEKEVFSFPGAGVAMAMYNLDESIRDFAHATFNYALARKFPVYLSTKNTILKAYDGRFKDLFQEVFDAEFKERFQAEGLTYEHRLIDDMVASALKWSGGYVWACKNYDGDVQSDTVAQGFGSLGLMTSVLMTPDGKTVEAEAAHGTVTRHYREHQKGHATSTNSIASIFAWTRGLAHRAKLDGNDELARFAATLEEVCVATVESGFMTKDLALLIGPRQKWLSTTGFLDKIDANLRKAMAG; encoded by the coding sequence ATGGCGAAAATCAAGGTGGCGAATCCGGTCGTCGAGCTCGACGGCGACGAGATGACCAGAATCATCTGGACTTTCATCAAGGAAAAGCTGATCCACCCCTATCTCGACATCGACCTCAAATATTACGACCTCTCGATAGAGAACCGCGACGCCACTGCCGACCAGGTCACGATCGACGCCGCCAACGCCATCAAGCAATATGGCGTCGGGGTGAAATGCGCGACCATCACGCCCGACGAAGCGCGGGTGAAGGAATTCAATCTCAAGGAAATGTGGAAGTCGCCCAACGGCACGATTCGCAACATTCTGGGCGGCGTCATCTTCCGCGAGCCGATCATCGCCAAGAACGTGCCGAGGCTGGTGCCGGGCTGGACCGCGCCGATCGTCATCGGCCGCCACGCCTATGGCGACCAATATCGCGCCACCGACTTCAAGGTCCCCGGCAAGGGCCGCCTCACCATCAAATTCACCGGCGACGACGGCCAGGTGATCGAGAAGGAGGTGTTCTCCTTCCCCGGCGCCGGCGTCGCTATGGCGATGTACAATCTGGACGAATCGATCCGCGACTTCGCCCATGCGACCTTCAACTACGCCCTCGCGCGCAAGTTCCCGGTCTATCTCTCCACCAAGAACACGATTCTGAAGGCCTATGACGGGCGCTTCAAGGATCTGTTCCAGGAGGTGTTCGACGCGGAATTCAAGGAGAGGTTCCAGGCCGAGGGGCTCACTTATGAGCATCGCCTGATCGACGACATGGTGGCGTCCGCGCTGAAATGGTCCGGCGGCTATGTCTGGGCCTGCAAGAACTACGACGGCGACGTGCAGTCCGATACGGTCGCGCAAGGCTTCGGCTCGCTCGGCCTCATGACCTCGGTGCTCATGACCCCCGACGGCAAGACCGTGGAGGCCGAGGCCGCCCATGGCACGGTGACGCGCCATTATCGCGAGCATCAGAAAGGCCATGCGACATCGACCAATTCGATCGCCTCGATCTTCGCCTGGACGCGAGGCCTCGCCCATCGCGCCAAGCTCGACGGCAACGACGAACTGGCCCGTTTTGCGGCCACGCTGGAAGAGGTTTGCGTCGCCACGGTCGAAAGCGGATTCATGACCAAGGATCTGGCGCTGCTGATCGGCCCGCGCCAGAAATGGTTGTCGACGACGGGCTTTCTCGACAAGATCGACGCCAATCTCAGGAAGGCGATGGCGGGCTGA
- a CDS encoding phytanoyl-CoA dioxygenase family protein codes for MDSDLLPGVPLVESPLFASEIDKLPAQYRAVAADLNEKGYAVVDFPDAEIDGRIERIREALARKFDWRDPAACPLSARTQDAWKFDADVRAIACNATVVEMLSALYGRQAFPFQTLNFPVGTQQPAHSDHIHFCSIPERFMCGVWVAFEDIDESNGPLFYYPGSHKWTSFQSEHLGISSKRDSFETAVHRFTRLYQELPEKLGLQRETFLARKGRALIWASNLVHGGSPHTDWTRSRWSQVTHYFFKGCGYTTPLVNDTHQGKTKYRRIVDATDGRVVPNVISGAPRPRFALRFP; via the coding sequence ATGGATTCCGATCTTCTTCCCGGCGTGCCGCTGGTCGAAAGCCCGCTGTTTGCATCGGAAATCGACAAACTGCCCGCTCAATATCGCGCCGTCGCCGCCGACCTCAACGAGAAAGGCTATGCGGTCGTCGACTTCCCCGACGCCGAGATTGACGGCCGGATAGAGCGCATAAGAGAGGCCCTCGCCCGCAAATTCGATTGGCGCGACCCCGCCGCCTGTCCCTTGAGCGCAAGGACGCAGGACGCCTGGAAGTTCGACGCGGACGTGCGCGCCATCGCCTGCAACGCGACGGTGGTCGAAATGCTTTCGGCCCTTTACGGCCGGCAAGCCTTTCCCTTTCAGACCCTGAACTTTCCCGTCGGCACCCAGCAGCCGGCGCACAGCGACCACATCCATTTCTGCTCGATCCCCGAGCGCTTCATGTGCGGCGTGTGGGTCGCCTTCGAGGACATAGACGAAAGCAACGGGCCCCTGTTCTACTATCCGGGCTCCCATAAATGGACGAGCTTCCAAAGCGAACATCTCGGCATTTCGTCCAAGAGAGATTCCTTCGAAACGGCGGTCCACCGCTTCACCCGCCTTTATCAGGAGCTGCCGGAAAAGCTCGGGCTGCAGCGCGAAACCTTCCTCGCCAGAAAAGGCCGGGCGCTGATATGGGCGTCCAATCTCGTCCATGGCGGCAGCCCGCATACGGACTGGACGCGCTCGCGCTGGAGCCAGGTCACGCATTATTTCTTCAAGGGCTGCGGCTACACCACGCCGCTGGTCAACGACACCCACCAGGGCAAGACCAAGTACCGCAGGATCGTGGACGCGACCGACGGCCGCGTCGTTCCCAATGTCATCAGCGGCGCGCCGCGGCCGCGGTTCGCATTGCGGTTTCCGTGA
- a CDS encoding prepilin peptidase — protein sequence MKEIAAAMLVAAPSRRRRRRRLIALFLDGLRARGEGASLVHVLWLFLASLAFVVVKGPHDALQLTALLALFASLMATSLFDAAYLIVPDRQIGVMLASAALFLTRFDGAEILAHIAAAAAAWGLLTLVSFAYERRTGRSGLGAGDAKLFGAAGLWLGPAGLPSCLLAAVASALVSAAIERKAGAPAAHEHVLPFGPHLALGLWLTLAFGPLDWI from the coding sequence ATGAAAGAAATAGCTGCGGCCATGCTCGTTGCGGCGCCTTCCCGACGCAGGCGGCGCAGGCGTCTCATCGCTCTTTTCCTGGACGGCCTCCGCGCGCGCGGCGAAGGCGCGAGTCTCGTCCACGTGCTGTGGCTGTTCCTCGCGAGCTTAGCCTTTGTCGTCGTGAAAGGCCCGCATGACGCTTTGCAGCTGACCGCGCTTCTCGCGCTGTTCGCCTCGCTCATGGCGACGAGCCTGTTCGACGCGGCCTATCTCATCGTCCCGGATCGGCAGATCGGGGTCATGCTGGCCTCCGCAGCCCTGTTTCTGACGCGTTTCGACGGCGCGGAAATCCTGGCGCATATCGCAGCCGCCGCCGCGGCGTGGGGTTTGCTGACGCTGGTTTCCTTCGCCTATGAGCGCCGGACCGGACGAAGCGGACTGGGAGCCGGCGACGCCAAGCTGTTCGGAGCGGCCGGCCTGTGGCTCGGACCGGCGGGACTGCCTTCCTGCCTGCTGGCGGCGGTCGCCTCCGCTCTGGTTTCGGCGGCGATCGAGCGAAAAGCCGGCGCGCCGGCGGCCCATGAGCACGTCCTGCCGTTCGGGCCGCATCTCGCCCTCGGCCTTTGGCTCACCCTCGCCTTCGGCCCGCTGGACTGGATTTGA
- a CDS encoding linear amide C-N hydrolase has translation MKGKRITAIGVVAATCLNISASLACSRITWLGPDGQVVTGRSMDWPYPFNARFYIIPRGTQNDGAGGTNSLRWASKYGTAVVAGTTDPSGPVDATFDGMNEKGLGANLLYLDEADFGPAPTDDRPRISVGAWVQYVLSSFASVGEAVAAIGEQSVYIVPAKFGPGKTHSTVVHLALSDSSGDSAVIEFLNGKPVIHHGREFQVMTNSPTYDEQLTLNNYWKGLDGSKFLPGSYRSEDRFVRASYYLSQLPQTKDERKAVAGVMSVIRNVSVPWGKVDPEHPNLSPTYWRTAFDHSRMIYYFESTLSANSVWLDLKKVNFGPTSGIRTVALEGNYNIQGSVNTAFKPAKNINYLTP, from the coding sequence ATGAAGGGCAAGCGTATCACGGCGATAGGCGTCGTTGCGGCGACATGTCTCAATATTTCGGCATCGCTCGCCTGTTCCCGCATCACCTGGCTCGGTCCCGACGGGCAGGTGGTCACGGGCCGCTCGATGGATTGGCCCTATCCGTTCAACGCCAGATTCTACATTATCCCGAGAGGAACCCAGAACGACGGCGCCGGCGGAACCAATTCGCTGCGCTGGGCCAGCAAATACGGAACCGCCGTCGTCGCAGGAACGACCGACCCCAGCGGCCCGGTCGACGCGACCTTCGACGGGATGAACGAGAAGGGCCTCGGCGCCAATCTGCTATATCTCGATGAAGCCGATTTTGGACCGGCGCCGACCGACGACAGGCCACGCATCTCGGTCGGGGCCTGGGTTCAATATGTGCTTTCGAGTTTCGCCAGCGTCGGGGAAGCCGTCGCGGCGATCGGAGAGCAGTCGGTCTATATCGTTCCGGCGAAGTTTGGGCCGGGAAAGACGCATTCGACGGTGGTGCATCTCGCCCTGTCCGATTCCTCCGGCGACTCCGCCGTAATCGAATTCCTCAACGGCAAGCCGGTCATTCACCATGGCCGTGAATTTCAGGTCATGACCAACAGTCCGACCTACGACGAGCAGCTGACGCTCAACAATTACTGGAAAGGGTTGGACGGCTCCAAGTTTCTTCCCGGTTCTTATCGGTCGGAAGACCGCTTCGTTCGCGCGTCCTATTATTTGAGCCAGTTGCCGCAGACCAAGGACGAGCGAAAGGCGGTCGCAGGCGTGATGAGCGTCATTCGCAATGTCTCCGTTCCCTGGGGCAAGGTCGATCCCGAGCATCCCAATCTCTCGCCGACCTATTGGCGAACCGCGTTCGACCACAGCCGGATGATCTATTATTTCGAGTCGACGCTGAGCGCCAACAGCGTCTGGCTCGATCTCAAGAAGGTCAATTTCGGGCCGACTTCCGGCATTCGCACGGTCGCGCTGGAGGGGAACTACAACATCCAGGGATCGGTCAATACGGCGTTCAAGCCGGCCAAAAACATCAATTATCTCACGCCCTGA